The Parvibaculaceae bacterium PLY_AMNH_Bact1 genome window below encodes:
- a CDS encoding glutamine synthetase family protein (Derived by automated computational analysis using gene prediction method: Protein Homology.), producing MNGKLDLDQLTNLVTSGEIDTIIVCMPDMQGRLVGKRVTGAFFLDSVVEETHACNYLLTVDMDMEPVPGYKAASWEKGYGDFTLKPDLATLRRIPWLPATALVICDTLDHHGEDIPVSPRAILKKQLKRLAEKDMMAYMASELEFFLFDEPFESAHEKHYKDLKTASWYIEDYHIFQTSKEEGIMRAIRNGLDAAGIPVENSKGEWGPGQEEINVRYAEALDMADRHVILKNGIKEIAHLHGKSVTFMAKWNQKLAGNSCHIHCSLWDKAGQNSVFHDKADTLGMSPLFKKFIAGQISTSREMSYFLAPGINSYKRFADQSFAPTTAVWSMDNRTAGYRVVGSGNATRVECRIGGADLNPYLAFAGIIGAGLHGIEKDMELEPEFQGDAYATEDIRSLPKSLREALEILDKSETMRAAFGDDVIDHYLHTGHWEQAEYDRAVTDWELTRGFERG from the coding sequence ATGAACGGTAAGCTCGACCTTGATCAATTGACCAATCTTGTGACGTCAGGAGAAATAGACACCATTATCGTCTGCATGCCCGACATGCAGGGACGCCTGGTGGGTAAACGCGTAACAGGAGCCTTCTTCCTGGACAGCGTGGTTGAGGAAACCCATGCCTGCAATTATCTACTCACCGTAGACATGGATATGGAGCCGGTGCCTGGCTACAAAGCCGCCAGTTGGGAAAAAGGCTATGGCGACTTCACCCTGAAGCCGGATCTCGCAACATTACGCCGCATTCCCTGGTTGCCTGCCACAGCGCTCGTGATCTGCGACACCTTGGATCACCACGGAGAAGACATTCCCGTCTCCCCCCGCGCCATTCTCAAGAAACAGCTTAAGAGGTTGGCCGAGAAAGACATGATGGCCTACATGGCCTCAGAGCTTGAGTTTTTTCTCTTTGATGAACCCTTCGAATCCGCCCACGAGAAGCACTACAAAGATCTGAAAACAGCCAGTTGGTACATCGAGGATTACCACATCTTCCAGACATCAAAGGAAGAAGGCATCATGCGCGCGATCCGAAATGGATTGGACGCCGCCGGCATTCCCGTCGAAAACTCAAAAGGTGAATGGGGTCCGGGCCAGGAAGAAATCAATGTGCGCTATGCTGAAGCTCTCGACATGGCAGACCGGCACGTGATTTTGAAAAACGGCATCAAAGAGATCGCCCATCTGCACGGCAAATCGGTGACTTTCATGGCCAAATGGAACCAGAAGCTCGCAGGAAACTCCTGCCATATCCATTGCTCCCTCTGGGACAAAGCAGGTCAGAACTCCGTGTTCCACGACAAGGCAGACACCTTGGGCATGTCTCCATTGTTTAAAAAATTCATCGCCGGGCAAATCTCCACGAGTCGTGAGATGAGCTATTTTCTCGCACCCGGCATAAACTCCTACAAACGGTTTGCGGATCAGTCATTCGCACCGACGACAGCGGTTTGGAGCATGGATAACAGAACAGCAGGATATAGAGTTGTGGGCAGCGGCAACGCGACAAGGGTCGAATGCCGCATCGGGGGCGCTGATCTAAACCCATATCTCGCCTTCGCTGGCATTATCGGTGCCGGACTTCATGGCATTGAAAAGGACATGGAGCTGGAACCTGAATTCCAGGGTGATGCTTACGCCACTGAAGACATACGGTCCCTTCCCAAATCGCTGAGGGAAGCTCTTGAGATTCTCGATAAATCAGAAACGATGCGCGCTGCCTTCGGGGACGATGTAATCGATCACTATCTTCACACAGGACATTGGGAACAGGCGGAGTATGACCGCGCTGTCACCGACTGGGAATTGACAAGAGGTTTTGAACGCGGATGA
- a CDS encoding aldehyde dehydrogenase family protein (Derived by automated computational analysis using gene prediction method: Protein Homology.) → MSNTLKLITPIDGSVYVERPYATEAEVAAAFDRASEAQAAWKRVPISERASLMTKFVDAFVAMKDEIVPELAWQMGRPIAYGGNEVNGFADRARHMIKIAPECLEHVRPDPIDGFDRYIKREPLGVVFAIAAWNFPYMIAVNSVVPALMAGNTVVLKHSGQTPLCAERMAEALDKAGAPDGLFQVLHMGHDLTEKAIQHPACAYVNFTGSVAGGHAIQRAAVNRFINLGLELGGKDPAYVRADADIAFAVENIVDGAFFNSGQSCCGKERIYVDESVYDSFVEQFVETAKGYKLGSSLDADTTIGPMVRTSAATFVRSQVADAVRDGAKSLIPESHFPESKEGTPYLGPQVVIDVDHSMSLMKDETFGPAVGIMKVSSDEDAVRLMNDSPYGLTGSIWTSDAEAAVHIGDQVETGTWFMNRCDYLDPALAWTAVKDSGRGATLSAVGYEFLTRPKSYHLRLKT, encoded by the coding sequence ATGAGCAACACGCTGAAACTCATTACACCAATTGACGGGTCTGTTTATGTAGAACGCCCCTATGCGACGGAAGCAGAAGTCGCAGCTGCTTTTGACCGCGCTAGTGAAGCGCAGGCAGCATGGAAACGCGTTCCCATCTCAGAACGCGCGAGCCTGATGACAAAATTCGTCGACGCCTTTGTTGCCATGAAGGACGAGATCGTGCCCGAATTGGCCTGGCAGATGGGCCGCCCCATTGCCTATGGCGGCAATGAGGTAAACGGCTTTGCAGATCGCGCACGCCACATGATCAAAATCGCGCCCGAATGCCTGGAACACGTCCGCCCTGACCCCATCGACGGGTTTGACCGCTACATCAAACGTGAACCCCTGGGCGTCGTCTTTGCCATCGCCGCCTGGAACTTCCCCTACATGATTGCGGTGAACTCCGTCGTCCCCGCCCTCATGGCAGGCAATACCGTTGTGTTGAAACACTCAGGACAAACGCCGCTCTGCGCAGAACGCATGGCCGAAGCCCTGGACAAAGCAGGTGCACCAGACGGGCTTTTCCAGGTCCTGCACATGGGCCATGACCTGACCGAAAAAGCGATCCAGCACCCCGCCTGTGCCTATGTCAACTTCACAGGCTCCGTCGCCGGGGGCCATGCCATTCAGCGCGCCGCAGTCAACCGCTTCATTAATTTGGGCTTAGAACTGGGTGGCAAAGACCCCGCCTATGTTCGCGCCGATGCGGACATCGCCTTCGCTGTTGAAAACATCGTCGACGGCGCATTTTTCAATTCTGGCCAGTCCTGCTGTGGCAAAGAGCGTATCTATGTGGACGAAAGCGTCTATGACAGCTTTGTTGAGCAATTCGTCGAGACCGCCAAGGGCTACAAGCTTGGCAGTTCGCTTGACGCAGACACAACCATCGGCCCCATGGTGCGCACAAGTGCCGCAACCTTCGTTCGCAGTCAGGTTGCCGATGCGGTGAGAGACGGGGCAAAATCGCTCATTCCTGAAAGCCACTTCCCAGAGTCGAAAGAAGGCACCCCCTATCTCGGACCCCAGGTTGTCATCGACGTCGACCATTCCATGAGCCTTATGAAGGATGAGACCTTCGGCCCCGCGGTCGGCATCATGAAAGTCTCAAGCGATGAAGATGCAGTCCGCCTGATGAATGACAGCCCCTATGGCCTCACAGGCTCCATCTGGACATCAGATGCAGAAGCCGCCGTTCATATTGGGGATCAGGTCGAAACCGGCACCTGGTTCATGAACCGCTGTGATTACTTGGACCCTGCTCTTGCCTGGACAGCCGTGAAAGACAGCGGTCGCGGCGCGACGCTTTCTGCGGTGGGCTATGAGTTCCTCACGCGACCAAAGAGCTACCATCTCCGACTGAAGACCTGA
- a CDS encoding iron-containing alcohol dehydrogenase (Derived by automated computational analysis using gene prediction method: Protein Homology.): MPEPKIDTYQSLIANWSYPTSIRFGPGRISELANACRGAGIHAPLLVTDPGLATLPIVTDALNALEENGLSTVLFSKLQANPVAANVEEGVAIYKRGHHDGVIAFGGGSALDTAKAIAFMSGQSRPIWDFEDREDWWTRANPAGIAPIIAVPTTAGTGSEVGRAAVITDESDHTKKVIFHPKMLPVEVIADPALTTGLPAPITAATGMDALSHALEAYCSPFWHPMGQGIALEAMRLVKEWLPEATANGENVDARAYMMAASSMGAVAFQKGLGAMHAMSHPCSSLKGTHHGLTNAVVMPYVLHHNLKVIDEKLAAAARYLGLGDSAASFIDWVLHLREELQIPNTLHDLGITQDLISQMAPMALEDPCTGGNPVSMTTGAYESLYDKAINGTLG, translated from the coding sequence ATGCCTGAGCCAAAAATCGACACCTATCAAAGCCTGATTGCCAATTGGAGCTACCCGACTTCTATTCGGTTTGGCCCAGGACGTATCTCTGAACTTGCCAATGCCTGCCGCGGTGCAGGCATTCATGCCCCACTCCTCGTCACAGACCCGGGGCTGGCCACACTCCCGATTGTGACTGACGCACTCAATGCGCTTGAGGAAAATGGCCTCTCGACCGTCCTCTTTTCCAAACTGCAGGCAAACCCGGTTGCAGCCAACGTGGAAGAAGGCGTCGCCATCTATAAGCGCGGGCATCATGACGGTGTCATTGCCTTTGGTGGCGGCTCCGCCCTCGACACGGCGAAGGCCATCGCCTTCATGTCTGGACAGTCCCGCCCCATCTGGGACTTTGAGGACCGGGAAGACTGGTGGACAAGGGCCAACCCCGCAGGCATTGCCCCCATCATTGCGGTGCCGACGACAGCAGGAACCGGCTCAGAAGTCGGACGCGCCGCCGTTATCACCGATGAAAGCGACCACACAAAGAAGGTCATCTTCCACCCGAAAATGCTGCCAGTGGAAGTCATTGCAGACCCGGCGCTAACAACTGGCCTGCCTGCGCCCATTACGGCGGCAACGGGCATGGATGCCCTCTCCCACGCGCTGGAAGCCTATTGCAGCCCCTTCTGGCACCCTATGGGCCAAGGCATCGCGCTCGAAGCCATGCGGCTCGTGAAAGAATGGCTGCCAGAGGCAACTGCCAATGGGGAGAATGTCGACGCAAGGGCCTATATGATGGCAGCATCCTCCATGGGCGCCGTCGCATTTCAGAAAGGCCTCGGTGCCATGCACGCCATGAGCCACCCCTGTTCGAGCCTGAAAGGCACACATCACGGCCTCACCAATGCTGTGGTCATGCCCTACGTGCTGCATCACAATTTGAAGGTGATTGATGAGAAGCTTGCGGCGGCGGCCCGCTATCTAGGGCTTGGAGACAGTGCCGCCAGCTTCATTGACTGGGTCCTGCACTTACGTGAAGAGCTTCAAATCCCGAACACATTGCACGATCTAGGCATCACCCAGGACCTCATCAGCCAAATGGCCCCCATGGCACTGGAAGACCCCTGCACGGGTGGTAATCCTGTCTCCATGACAACAGGTGCCTACGAAAGCCTCTACGACAAAGCCATCAACGGCACCCTCGGTTAA
- the panC gene encoding pantoate--beta-alanine ligase (Derived by automated computational analysis using gene prediction method: Protein Homology. GO_function: GO:0004592 - pantoate-beta-alanine ligase activity [Evidence IEA]; GO_process: GO:0015940 - pantothenate biosynthetic process [Evidence IEA]), with product MPIDTTTYAVPLARTISDMREQVATWRAAGEKIALVPTMGALHEGHLSLIDVAKAHGATKAIVSIFVNPTQFGPREDFDAYPRTEATDAEKLVNRADLIFAPNGAEMYPDGYGTTVSVKGVTNTLEGEARPTHFDGVATVVSKLLLAALPDCAVFGEKDYQQLLTIRRMVTDLRIPVEILGGPILREPDGLAMSSRNVYLTEIERKAAGQLNVILKETADAISNGGNIQTLTKNAEAKLLELGFDKIDYLTVRDTRTLQPVEQLTEEARILVAAKIGQPRLLDNIAVEFRD from the coding sequence ATGCCCATCGACACGACCACATATGCGGTGCCGCTCGCCCGCACCATTTCCGACATGCGCGAACAAGTAGCCACCTGGCGCGCAGCAGGTGAAAAAATCGCGCTCGTGCCCACAATGGGTGCCCTGCATGAAGGTCATCTGTCACTTATCGATGTTGCTAAGGCTCATGGCGCGACCAAAGCCATCGTCTCTATTTTCGTGAACCCCACACAGTTCGGCCCACGAGAAGATTTCGACGCCTATCCCCGCACGGAAGCAACCGATGCAGAAAAGCTGGTGAACCGTGCCGACCTCATCTTCGCCCCCAATGGTGCAGAGATGTATCCGGACGGCTACGGCACAACCGTCTCGGTCAAAGGCGTCACCAACACGCTTGAGGGCGAAGCCCGCCCCACGCACTTTGACGGCGTCGCAACTGTAGTGAGCAAGCTCCTGCTCGCGGCCCTGCCCGACTGCGCGGTCTTTGGGGAGAAAGACTATCAGCAGCTCCTCACCATCCGCCGCATGGTGACGGACTTGCGCATCCCGGTTGAGATATTGGGCGGTCCCATTCTGCGAGAGCCCGACGGCCTCGCCATGTCATCCCGCAATGTCTATTTGACAGAGATAGAACGCAAAGCCGCCGGTCAGTTAAATGTGATCTTGAAGGAAACAGCAGACGCGATAAGCAATGGCGGGAACATTCAAACGCTAACGAAAAACGCTGAAGCGAAACTCTTGGAGCTCGGTTTCGACAAGATCGACTACCTGACAGTCCGTGACACCAGAACGCTTCAGCCTGTTGAGCAACTAACTGAAGAAGCCCGCATTCTCGTCGCAGCTAAAATCGGCCAGCCCCGTTTGCTGGACAATATCGCTGTTGAGTTCAGGGATTAA
- a CDS encoding DUF1489 domain-containing protein (Derived by automated computational analysis using gene prediction method: Protein Homology.), translated as MTVHLIKLCVGVEDPETLRDYQAMRLAQKKKAGQPVEVMHVTRMTPKRADELTDGGSIYWVMKGVVRCRQKVLELKPLVDDEGKKHCGLVLDPELIMTERLAKRPFQGWRYLEPENAPRDARAVEGEDDMPAEMREDLRELGLL; from the coding sequence GTGACTGTTCACCTCATCAAGCTCTGTGTTGGCGTGGAAGATCCGGAAACGCTCCGGGACTATCAGGCCATGCGCTTGGCGCAAAAGAAAAAGGCCGGTCAGCCGGTAGAGGTGATGCACGTCACCCGCATGACGCCGAAGCGCGCGGACGAACTCACTGATGGCGGATCGATCTATTGGGTCATGAAGGGCGTGGTGCGCTGTCGCCAGAAAGTGCTTGAGCTCAAACCCCTCGTGGATGATGAGGGCAAGAAGCATTGCGGGCTTGTGCTGGATCCCGAACTCATAATGACAGAACGGCTTGCCAAACGACCTTTCCAGGGATGGCGTTATCTCGAGCCCGAGAACGCCCCGCGAGATGCCCGCGCCGTTGAGGGTGAAGACGATATGCCTGCGGAGATGCGCGAAGATTTGCGTGAGCTGGGGCTGCTTTAA